A stretch of Methanosphaerula palustris E1-9c DNA encodes these proteins:
- a CDS encoding 2Fe-2S iron-sulfur cluster-binding protein, whose protein sequence is MDESKRLVTVTINGVDCRAEEGEILLSVATREGIAIPHLCYEEALDPYGACRLCMVEVEKRGKREMTTACTLRALDGLTVVTDTPEIERHRRIILELYLAQAPKADRIREMAARYGVTKTRFIRKVDPTDPLGNRCVLCGLCVRACHELMGAGAINFINRGAYTVVNTPFFEANPVCLGCGACARVCPTDAVRIEDIDGERVMQSWGSTRVSLAQCRVCGEYFAPASLGERIAARIDPPLRDDLHGVCPACRAKGIARKEILAQTGGVIRHV, encoded by the coding sequence ATGGACGAATCGAAGCGGTTGGTGACGGTGACGATCAACGGGGTGGATTGCCGGGCTGAGGAGGGCGAGATCCTCCTCTCGGTGGCGACCCGCGAGGGGATCGCGATCCCGCACCTCTGCTATGAGGAGGCCCTCGACCCCTACGGCGCCTGCCGGCTCTGCATGGTCGAGGTGGAGAAGCGGGGGAAGCGAGAGATGACCACGGCCTGCACGCTGCGGGCCCTCGACGGGCTGACGGTGGTGACCGATACCCCGGAGATCGAGCGGCACCGGCGGATCATCCTTGAGCTCTACCTCGCCCAGGCCCCGAAGGCGGATCGGATCAGGGAGATGGCGGCCCGGTACGGGGTGACAAAGACCCGGTTCATCCGGAAGGTCGACCCCACCGATCCCCTCGGAAACCGGTGCGTCCTCTGCGGGCTCTGCGTCCGGGCCTGTCACGAGCTGATGGGTGCCGGTGCGATCAATTTCATCAACCGGGGGGCCTACACGGTGGTGAACACCCCCTTCTTCGAGGCGAATCCGGTCTGTCTGGGCTGCGGGGCCTGTGCCCGGGTCTGTCCGACGGACGCGGTCAGGATCGAGGATATCGATGGCGAACGGGTGATGCAGTCCTGGGGTTCGACGAGGGTGTCGCTGGCGCAGTGCCGGGTCTGCGGGGAGTACTTCGCGCCGGCCTCACTCGGCGAGCGGATAGCCGCACGCATCGATCCGCCCCTGCGTGACGACCTGCACGGGGTCTGCCCTGCCTGCAGGGCGAAGGGGATAGCACGAAAGGAGATCCTGGCGCAGACCGGGGGAGTGATCAGGCATGTGTGA
- a CDS encoding ATP-binding protein → MCEEHQHSSREDGTVQSDDHTKTEQGFRVVITGKGGVGKTTLTALLSHLFTERGFTTLAVDEDPQMNLPYAVGVPPDESDRVVPLTKNLDYVEEKTGARPGAGWGLMLSLNPDVSDVVERFGVEGPGGVKILVMGTVVAAAAGCLCPENALLESVMRYINLREHEVILMDTQAGVEHFGRAMAEGFDQAVLVTDPTFNAVQVVKHAATLAHELGIPTIHLVVNRVRSEGDIRKVQTILGDSLDLISDQFYLPYEEGLLACEPDVRPLLTSSPPSPFIEQVAGLQRALERDGMVGHSDHHS, encoded by the coding sequence ATGTGTGAGGAGCATCAGCATTCGAGCCGCGAAGACGGAACTGTTCAGAGCGATGATCATACAAAGACAGAGCAGGGATTCCGGGTCGTCATCACCGGCAAGGGGGGCGTGGGGAAGACCACGCTGACGGCCCTCCTCTCCCATCTCTTCACAGAGCGGGGGTTCACGACGCTGGCCGTCGACGAGGACCCGCAGATGAACCTGCCCTACGCGGTGGGGGTTCCGCCGGACGAGAGCGATCGGGTCGTCCCGCTGACGAAGAACCTCGACTATGTGGAGGAGAAGACCGGCGCCCGTCCCGGGGCGGGATGGGGGTTGATGCTCTCCTTAAACCCCGACGTCTCCGATGTCGTGGAACGGTTCGGTGTCGAGGGGCCGGGCGGGGTGAAGATCCTCGTGATGGGGACGGTCGTCGCAGCGGCCGCCGGCTGCCTCTGTCCGGAGAACGCCCTCCTCGAGTCGGTGATGCGCTACATCAACCTGCGGGAGCACGAGGTGATCCTGATGGACACCCAGGCCGGCGTCGAGCACTTCGGCCGGGCGATGGCCGAGGGGTTCGATCAGGCGGTGCTGGTCACCGATCCGACCTTCAACGCCGTGCAGGTGGTGAAGCATGCCGCGACCCTGGCCCATGAACTGGGGATCCCCACCATCCACCTGGTCGTCAACCGGGTCAGGTCCGAGGGGGATATCCGGAAGGTGCAGACGATCCTCGGCGACTCGCTCGACCTCATTTCAGATCAGTTCTACCTGCCGTACGAGGAGGGGCTGCTGGCCTGCGAGCCGGATGTCCGTCCCCTGCTGACGAGCAGTCCGCCCTCGCCGTTCATCGAGCAGGTGGCCGGCCTGCAGCGGGCCCTTGAACGGGATGGGATGGTTGGTCATTCAGATCACCATTCCTGA